One genomic region from Amaranthus tricolor cultivar Red isolate AtriRed21 chromosome 12, ASM2621246v1, whole genome shotgun sequence encodes:
- the LOC130828686 gene encoding uncharacterized protein LOC130828686, translating to MRQRRWLELMADYDLDFIYHEGRANLVADALSRKSNHSLSALDGVEELHRDFARLNLEVDKAPKLMKLKEQAREGKTEGFFVHEDGSLRFNGRWCLPTGEESLKECILDEAHCTKFSVHPGGDKILKVNTKDQEVYCNLRRYRYGSGMISLWILLWVYPGRRREMMRYGS from the exons atgcgacaacgtcggtggcTTGAGTTGATGGcagattatgatttggatttcATATATCATGAGGGACGAGCAAACTTAGTAGCCGATGCGTTGAGTAGGAAGTCCAATCACTCGTTGTCCGCCTTGGACGGAGTTGAggagttgcatcgggattttgcgAGGTTGAACTTGGAGGTG GATAAAGCCCCGAAACTGATGAAGTTGAAGGAACAAGCTCGGGAAGGAAAAACGGAGGGATTCTTTGTTCATGAAGATGGGAGCTTGAGGTTCAATGGTCGCTGGTGTTTGCCGACAGGGGAAGAATCTTTGAAGGAATGTATCTTAGATGAGgcccattgtacgaaattttcagtccATCCGGGCGGTGACAAAAT ATTAAAAGTGAACACAAAAGACCAGGAGGTTTACTGCAACCTTAGGAGAtaccggtatggaagtgggatgatatctctatggattttgttGTGGGTTTACCCTGGACGAAGGCGGGAAATGATGCGTTATGGGTCATAG